TTCACATCGTAGAGGTAAGCATGGAACATCAGGTTCTCGTATGCGGTCAGTTCCTTGTCGAGTGTCGAATCCTGAAAAACGATGCCGATCGATTTCCTTACCGCCGAAGGTTCGCTCAGGCAGTCATATCCGCTGATAAAGGCCCTTCCGGAAGTGGGAGAAAGCAGGGTGCAGAGGATGCTGATAGTCGTCGTCTTGCCGGCACCGTTCGGGCCGAGAAAGCCGAAGATCGAACCCTCTTCAACCTCGAAGGAGATGTCATTCACGGCGGTTATATTGCCAAACCGCTTGACGAGGTTCTCAACTGTTATTATAGGCATGAGAAGGTCTGCCGGAAACCTCTCTAATCTCCCTCAAATTCCGTTAACGCAAAAAACCTATACCCTTTTTCCCTAAGTTTCTTCGAGCCGCCGACATCAGGGAGGTCGACGATGAATGCCATCTCCGAGATGGTGCCGCCCAATTTCTCTATAAGAGCGGCTGAGGCGAGAGCAGTCCCCCCCGTTGCGAGGAGGTCATCCACGAGGAGCACGTTCATACCCCTCTCTATCGCGTCCCTGTGTATTTCGATCTTGTCTGTCCCGTATTCGAGGGCGTATTCGTGGCTTATCTTTTCCCCGGGAAGCTTCCCCGCCTTTCGAATCGGGACAAAGCCCTTTCCGAGGGTATAGGAGAGGGCACCGCCGATAATAAAACCCCTTGATTCGATGCCGACAATGAGATCGAATTGCACGCCTGTCCTGATATATCTCTGTGTGAGACTGTCTATCACGAGCCTGAACCCGACGGGGTCCTTGATCAGAGTCGTTATATCTCTGAAAAGGATACCCTTTTTCGGGTGGTCAGGTATCGTCCGTATTCTCGATTTAATCGGCATCGCTTCCTCCTCTTATCGGCACTCGCATTCGGTGTCGCAAATTTTCGAGACCGTCTTGAGCAGGAGTCTCTTTACATTCTCCGCATTCCTCGTCATGATCGAGACTATCATCTCCCATGAGACGGGCTCTTCGCCTTCCTTCCAGCAGTCGTAATCCGTCGACATCGCTATCGTCTGATAGCAGATGCCGGCCTCCCTGGCGAGAATCACCTCCGGAACCGTCGACATGTTGATTACGTCTGCGCCGAGTCTCCTGAACATATGCGATTCTGCCTTCGTCGAGAATCTCGGCCCCTCGATGGTGACGACGGTGCCCCTGTTATGGTGCCGGAGATTCAATGCTTTGGCAGAATCGACTAAGAGCGAGCGCAACGTCGTGCAGAAGGGTTCCGCCATCGGGGTATGGATTACCTTTTCATCATGGAAGGTGAGGGTTCTGTGTTTCGTGAAATCGATGAACTGGTCGGGAAAGATAAGGTCGCCGGGCCGTATCTTCTCCCTCAGGGAACCGACTGCGGTAGTAGCGAGGATATGGGTGCATCCCTCCTTCTTCATCGCATGAATGTTCGCCCTGAAATTGACTCCTGTGGGATATATGGAATGATCTTTGCCATGGCGGGCGAGGATCACCGTATCGATGCCATGGATCTTTCCGGTGGTAAGCAGCGAAGAGGGATTGCCGTAGGGGGTCTTCACCCTTTTTTCTTTCATGCCCCGCATGAGGCGGGGATCATCCATCCCGGAGCCGCCAATGATACCCACCCTTATCTTTGCCATACGTTCTCCCTTGTGGCGTTTTCTTAAGAAGATAAAAGAAGGAATTGAAGAAAGTCAAGCAAAACGGGAAAATGCGGGAGAATTTCTCAATCGAACTAAAGAGACGTATGCTCCCTGAGGAGCATCGTTACCGTATGAACGAGACCCTCGCAGAGAAACATGATCGACTCCACGTCGAGAAAGTGACCGGAAGCGGCATCAAAGAGGATGTTGAGGGACGGAGGGAATTCTTCATCACCGCCGCGGTAGATAATGAGGCTCTTCACCCTCGGAAGCAGGGAGATTTCAGACGCATAGTCGGCGGGGTATCCGACCACCGGGGATGCACCCAACCGTGAAAGGACGGCGCTGACTCCCTGAAAATCGCTTTTCATGAGTTCTTCCAACGGCTCTTCACATTCCCTCGCAAAGGAGGATGCCTTCACAAACCCACCCTTCATCTCGGAGAAGGATATCCATCTTCCGGTAAACCCTCCCCTGCCCTTGTTCCTCACATAATGAAGGAGGAGGATCTTAATCCATCTATTCTCGCGGTCGGGGCTTATTGCTCCATCTCTCCCGACAAGGTGGTCGACGCCTATGCACCGTATCAGGAGTCTGCCGTCAACAACGTGAGCACCCAGATCAGCCGCTATAACGCCGAAGTCCAGTTTCGACACTTCCTCTGAAAGGGACTTGATAAGTTCTTCCCGCCAGTCACCCGTTACAAGCATGGCCTTAATGGAAGTGACCTTCTCCTGCCCGATATATCTGCATCCTCCGATGACATCGGGATCAACTTTCAGAGCTACGGCGAAGGCCATGCAGGTCTTCTGAGGGCATTCTCCGCAATTCGTCTTCGGCAAGAGTTTATAGACTGCGAGTGGGTTCATATGCTCTTCTCTACTCTAACAAAAATCAACGACTCCCTGATGATTCCCTAATCCAACAGAACATGCCCTTCCGGAAGGTCTTCTGTGAAACATAAAAAAAGCCTGTGATCTCACAGGCCTTCACCCCTCTGAGAAAGGTCTATTCTGCTTTTCTGCGTACCGGTGTTTTTACATCCTCTCCGGTGAACTCAGGCCGAGGATATCAAGACCTTCCTTCAAGACAAGACGTATCGCCTTGCAGAGCGCAAGTCGAGCCCTGCTGAGTTCAGCGTCATCGGTCACAACCCGGTACCTGCTGTAATACGGATGAAAGAGACCGGAAAGCTCCTGGAGATAGAAGGTAATCCGGTGGGGTTCGCGGGCAAGGACCGCACCTTCAAAAACCATGGGGTAGAGAAGAAGCTTTTTTATTATCCTGAGCTCTTCCGGTCCAGAGAGGAGGTTGAGAGCGACAGTATCAGGATGCTCAAGCTGCAGACCTTTTTCCTGAGCATGAGAAAAGATACTATTGATCCGGGCGTTGGCATACTGAACGTAGAAGACTGGGTTTTCTGCTGACTGCTCCTTTGCCGTTTCGAGGTCGAACTCGAGATGGCTGTCAGGACGTCTCGTGAGAAAAATGAACTTCGTCGTATCGGCGCCGACCTCTTCCATCACCTCCCTGAGGGTAATGAACTCCCCGGCCCTTTTCGACATCTGTACAGGCTTGCCCGCCCTCAAAAGGGTCACCATCTGAACGAGCATGACCCGTAAGTGTTCCGGTGGATAGCCCAATGCCTCGATTACCGCCTTAAGCCTGGGTATGTATCCATGATGGTCCGCACCCCAGATGTCGATGATTTCCTCAAACCCTTCTTCGATCTTCTTCCGGTGATACGCTACATCTGAAGCAAAATACGTGAATTCCCCGTCACCCTTCGTGATAACCCTGTCCTTATCATCGCGGAACTTTGTCGCCTTGAACCAGAGGGCGCCGTCCTGCAGATAGAGATACCTCCGGTGTCTGAGGGCATCGATCGCCTTGTCGACATCGCCCTCGGAATAAAGCTCCCTCTCGCTCTGCCACGCGTCAAAGACGATTCCGAAATCCTTGAGATCCTTTCCGATGTCTCCGAGCATCTCCCTGTAGGAAAAATCGGTAAAGAATTCAGCAACTTCCTGAAAACTCATCTCCGAGTATTTGTTGCCGTACTGGTGAACAATTCTTTTCGCAATCTGCTCGACATAGCTTCCCCGGTAACCGTCCTCGGGGAAAGGATATTCAATTCCCAAAAGCTGTTGATACTTTG
This region of Thermodesulfovibrionales bacterium genomic DNA includes:
- a CDS encoding DUF3786 domain-containing protein — translated: MNPLAVYKLLPKTNCGECPQKTCMAFAVALKVDPDVIGGCRYIGQEKVTSIKAMLVTGDWREELIKSLSEEVSKLDFGVIAADLGAHVVDGRLLIRCIGVDHLVGRDGAISPDRENRWIKILLLHYVRNKGRGGFTGRWISFSEMKGGFVKASSFARECEEPLEELMKSDFQGVSAVLSRLGASPVVGYPADYASEISLLPRVKSLIIYRGGDEEFPPSLNILFDAASGHFLDVESIMFLCEGLVHTVTMLLREHTSL
- a CDS encoding adenine phosphoribosyltransferase, which encodes MPIKSRIRTIPDHPKKGILFRDITTLIKDPVGFRLVIDSLTQRYIRTGVQFDLIVGIESRGFIIGGALSYTLGKGFVPIRKAGKLPGEKISHEYALEYGTDKIEIHRDAIERGMNVLLVDDLLATGGTALASAALIEKLGGTISEMAFIVDLPDVGGSKKLREKGYRFFALTEFEGD
- the argS gene encoding arginine--tRNA ligase encodes the protein MKKDIRELVEEAMQGIGLQNVPVELEVPRDEKMGDLATPVAMNLSKTLKKPPRQIAEEILKSLGEPDIFEKIDIAGPGFINFTFSPRYLFSEMKDLLSQGEAFLRREIGKGRKIQIEFVSANPTGPLHLGHGRGAAVGAALSNLLKAAGYEVEREYYINDAGKQVKLLGLSVFAKYQQLLGIEYPFPEDGYRGSYVEQIAKRIVHQYGNKYSEMSFQEVAEFFTDFSYREMLGDIGKDLKDFGIVFDAWQSERELYSEGDVDKAIDALRHRRYLYLQDGALWFKATKFRDDKDRVITKGDGEFTYFASDVAYHRKKIEEGFEEIIDIWGADHHGYIPRLKAVIEALGYPPEHLRVMLVQMVTLLRAGKPVQMSKRAGEFITLREVMEEVGADTTKFIFLTRRPDSHLEFDLETAKEQSAENPVFYVQYANARINSIFSHAQEKGLQLEHPDTVALNLLSGPEELRIIKKLLLYPMVFEGAVLAREPHRITFYLQELSGLFHPYYSRYRVVTDDAELSRARLALCKAIRLVLKEGLDILGLSSPERM
- the mtnP gene encoding S-methyl-5'-thioadenosine phosphorylase; this encodes MAKIRVGIIGGSGMDDPRLMRGMKEKRVKTPYGNPSSLLTTGKIHGIDTVILARHGKDHSIYPTGVNFRANIHAMKKEGCTHILATTAVGSLREKIRPGDLIFPDQFIDFTKHRTLTFHDEKVIHTPMAEPFCTTLRSLLVDSAKALNLRHHNRGTVVTIEGPRFSTKAESHMFRRLGADVINMSTVPEVILAREAGICYQTIAMSTDYDCWKEGEEPVSWEMIVSIMTRNAENVKRLLLKTVSKICDTECECR